One Chloroflexota bacterium DNA segment encodes these proteins:
- a CDS encoding aldolase/citrate lyase family protein, protein MAELRPNRIKRKLAEGGVATVPAGVNTPDMIDLMGPWGFDGFWIEAEHGPVDFGDIADLTRACDLWGVTSIVRVNRVEPGIIYRTLDQGAQGIVVPHVNTADEARQIVDAAKFAPIGHRGMFGSRQGYGVDDYLNKANDETLIVILVEDIRAVHNLPELLEVDHIDVFFVAPSDLGQSMGILDSTAPEIRELTEKTIRQITAAGRVAGTLAFSSDAAHWIDVGARFLHPPWTPWLEAGAREFLTSAGNAP, encoded by the coding sequence ATGGCCGAACTTCGACCGAACCGCATCAAGCGCAAGCTCGCCGAGGGCGGGGTGGCAACCGTTCCGGCTGGCGTGAATACGCCCGACATGATCGATCTCATGGGGCCGTGGGGGTTCGACGGCTTCTGGATCGAGGCCGAGCACGGGCCGGTGGACTTCGGAGATATCGCCGACCTCACGCGCGCCTGCGACCTTTGGGGCGTGACGTCGATCGTGCGCGTCAACCGCGTGGAGCCCGGCATCATCTACCGCACCCTCGACCAGGGGGCACAGGGCATCGTGGTGCCGCACGTAAATACGGCGGACGAGGCGCGGCAGATCGTCGACGCCGCCAAGTTCGCGCCCATCGGTCATCGCGGCATGTTCGGCTCGCGCCAGGGCTACGGCGTGGACGACTACCTGAACAAGGCGAACGACGAGACGCTGATCGTGATCCTCGTCGAGGACATTCGCGCGGTCCACAACCTGCCCGAGCTGCTCGAGGTCGACCACATTGACGTGTTCTTCGTCGCGCCTTCCGACCTGGGCCAGAGCATGGGGATTCTCGATAGCACCGCGCCGGAAATTCGCGAGCTGACGGAGAAGACGATCCGCCAGATCACCGCCGCCGGTCGGGTGGCGGGCACGCTGGCCTTTTCGTCGGACGCGGCCCACTGGATCGACGTCGGCGCCCGCTTCCTGCACCCGCCCTGGACGCCCTGGCTGGAGGCTGGGGCGCGGGAGTTTCTCACGAGCGCGGGCAACGCCCCCTAG
- a CDS encoding SMP-30/gluconolactonase/LRE family protein — MAHSFVDEKHALALEDRSGRLHELLAPGARFERIASGLGFTEGPVWRGDHLLLSDIPNDRICRWRELPEGPELTTFRAGSGSTNGLTLDRDGNVLACAHTARAVLRFDANAQPDPIAAYFEGRRLNSPNDLVVRRNGDIYFTDPPYGIDSLGPDAKEQPVNGVYRLSPDGSIALATDRFVRPNGLAFSPDESVLYIGDSGGPRDVWAFDVEQDGSLTNPRQFVDMDAHSAPNNPDGMKCDAEGRLWSTGPGGVWVVEPDGTVLGVIVTPARPSNLAWGGPGWSTLFVTAQTSVYRIETAVRGRSVP; from the coding sequence ATGGCGCACAGTTTCGTCGACGAGAAGCACGCGCTCGCGCTCGAGGATCGCAGCGGGCGGCTGCACGAGCTGCTGGCGCCCGGGGCGCGGTTCGAGCGCATCGCCAGCGGCCTTGGATTCACCGAAGGCCCGGTCTGGCGCGGCGATCATCTGCTCTTGAGTGACATCCCGAACGACCGCATCTGCCGCTGGCGCGAGCTGCCGGAAGGCCCCGAGCTCACCACGTTTCGCGCGGGCAGTGGCTCGACCAACGGACTCACGCTGGACCGCGACGGCAATGTCCTGGCCTGCGCCCACACCGCGCGAGCGGTGCTGCGCTTCGACGCCAACGCGCAGCCGGATCCCATCGCCGCCTATTTCGAGGGACGGCGGCTCAACAGCCCCAACGATCTCGTCGTTCGCCGCAACGGCGACATTTACTTCACCGACCCGCCCTATGGCATCGATTCGCTGGGTCCCGACGCCAAGGAGCAACCGGTAAATGGGGTGTATAGACTTTCGCCGGACGGCTCGATCGCGCTGGCGACCGATCGGTTCGTGCGACCAAACGGGCTGGCCTTTTCGCCCGATGAATCCGTGCTCTACATCGGCGACTCGGGCGGACCGCGCGACGTGTGGGCGTTCGACGTGGAGCAAGACGGGTCGCTGACAAACCCACGGCAGTTCGTGGACATGGACGCGCACTCGGCGCCGAACAATCCGGACGGAATGAAGTGCGACGCGGAAGGCCGGCTGTGGAGCACGGGTCCGGGAGGCGTTTGGGTCGTTGAGCCGGATGGGACCGTGTTGGGGGTGATCGTGACCCCGGCACGCCCTTCGAACCTGGCCTGGGGCGGGCCGGGGTGGAGCACGCTGTTCGTCACCGCGCAGACATCCGTGTATCGCATCGAGACGGCGGTGCGCGGCCGGTCGGTGCCCTAG
- a CDS encoding L,D-transpeptidase, producing MSSASAEESIEPHPHVVYIHETGHHISGRILDWWLQYGRESSIGWPITEPLTYGREQIQYFERGALRTDAWTRDPLGVTPLNLGTAWALQQVSADQPHEYAWWFPQTNRGVHLEFWEPFREGGGVFAFGFPVLWGAETTSGLRQAFSRSIWRDTSQGLVQDPVGVYVAESRGIRLAPVRQSMIAPPYDAAHWPTRSIYPSERRAEVDLTRQVTTFFAEDQPVYEALISTGLPPDFTPPGDFEIFWRIERARLISNGSTVKTYDVPNVLHVQYFTESWIGFHYAYWHDAFGSVYSAGCVNMRLHDSQWAWDFCANGTPVTVHH from the coding sequence GTGTCTTCGGCCAGTGCCGAAGAGTCAATTGAGCCCCACCCCCATGTGGTCTACATCCACGAGACCGGTCACCACATTTCCGGCCGAATCCTTGACTGGTGGCTGCAATACGGCCGCGAGTCGTCGATAGGATGGCCGATCACCGAGCCGCTAACGTACGGTCGCGAGCAGATCCAATACTTCGAGCGCGGCGCGCTGCGAACCGACGCCTGGACGCGCGATCCGCTCGGCGTCACCCCACTTAACCTGGGAACCGCCTGGGCGCTGCAACAGGTGTCCGCGGATCAACCGCACGAATACGCGTGGTGGTTTCCGCAGACGAATCGCGGAGTCCATCTTGAGTTCTGGGAGCCGTTCCGCGAGGGCGGCGGTGTCTTCGCGTTTGGCTTTCCGGTTCTTTGGGGCGCTGAGACCACCAGCGGATTGCGCCAGGCCTTCAGCCGCTCAATCTGGCGGGATACGTCTCAAGGCCTCGTCCAAGATCCAGTGGGCGTATACGTCGCTGAATCGCGCGGGATACGCTTGGCCCCCGTCAGGCAGTCAATGATCGCCCCGCCCTACGACGCGGCGCACTGGCCGACACGGTCGATTTATCCGTCGGAACGCCGGGCGGAAGTCGATCTCACGCGGCAAGTCACGACCTTCTTCGCGGAAGACCAACCGGTATACGAAGCGTTGATCTCAACCGGGCTGCCACCGGACTTCACCCCGCCCGGCGATTTCGAGATTTTCTGGCGGATCGAGCGCGCGAGGTTGATTTCCAACGGCAGCACGGTCAAGACGTACGACGTGCCCAACGTGCTGCACGTCCAATATTTCACCGAAAGCTGGATCGGGTTTCACTACGCCTACTGGCATGACGCGTTCGGCAGCGTGTATAGCGCCGGTTGCGTGAACATGCGGCTCCACGACTCGCAGTGGGCGTGGGATTTCTGTGCGAACGGCACGCCGGTGACCGTGCACCACTAA
- the acs gene encoding acetate--CoA ligase: MTTDQISHQSSEASQLFEPPADFAAHAHVGSMEQYRELYRRSLEEPEAFWREITDGFEWMKPWTTLLEWEPPFAKWFVDGATNISVNCVDRHVAAGRGERVAFYWEGEPGDTRVITYADLLRDVQRFANALRALGLERGDRVLLYMPMVPELPVAMLACARLGLVHSVVFGGFSADAIRDRVNDAGASLVITADGGWRRGRVIPLKANVDAALADDSCPSVGNVVVLRRCENDIDWVEGRDVWWDDAIAGQSDECPAEELPAEHPLYILYTSGTTGKPKGVVHTTAGYMVYTATTAKLIFDLRDDDIYWCTADIGWVTGHSYIVYGILGNGATSVIYEGAPNAPKEDRFWAIVEKYKVTVLYTAPTAIRTFVRWGDEHPDAHDLTSLRLLGTVGEPINPDAWLWYHRVIGGGRCPIVDTWWQTETGGVLITPLPGAIAQKPGSATLPFPGTEPQIVDEQGEALPDGTRGLLVLNRPWPGMLRGIYKDGWGVAGHPGEHGDAERFIEQYWAKFPGRYLTGDGAVRDSDGYFWIIGRVDDTLNVSGHRIGTAEVESALVSHAAVAESAVVGTPDPITGEAIAAFVTLRGGIDTSDEMHAELTAHVGEKLGRFARPKQLRFADALPKTRSGKIMRRLLRDIAAGREVVGDTTTLEDLTVLAHLRGDEE; this comes from the coding sequence ATGACAACCGACCAGATTTCGCACCAATCTTCCGAGGCGTCCCAGCTCTTTGAGCCGCCGGCGGACTTCGCCGCGCACGCGCACGTCGGCTCGATGGAGCAGTACCGCGAGCTGTATCGCCGCAGCCTCGAAGAGCCGGAGGCCTTCTGGCGCGAAATCACGGACGGCTTCGAGTGGATGAAGCCGTGGACGACGCTGCTGGAGTGGGAGCCGCCGTTTGCCAAGTGGTTCGTGGACGGCGCCACCAACATCAGCGTGAACTGCGTCGACCGCCACGTGGCCGCCGGTCGCGGCGAACGCGTCGCCTTCTACTGGGAAGGCGAGCCCGGCGACACGCGCGTCATCACCTACGCCGACCTGCTGCGCGACGTGCAGCGGTTTGCCAACGCCCTGCGCGCGCTTGGCCTGGAGCGCGGCGACCGCGTGCTGCTCTACATGCCCATGGTGCCGGAGCTGCCGGTGGCCATGCTGGCGTGCGCGCGGCTGGGCCTGGTCCACAGCGTCGTGTTCGGCGGGTTCAGCGCGGATGCCATTCGCGACCGGGTGAACGACGCCGGCGCCTCGCTGGTGATCACCGCCGACGGCGGCTGGCGGCGCGGTCGCGTGATCCCGCTGAAAGCCAACGTGGACGCGGCCCTGGCAGACGACTCCTGCCCGTCGGTCGGCAACGTCGTCGTGCTGCGGCGCTGCGAGAACGACATCGACTGGGTCGAGGGGCGCGATGTCTGGTGGGACGACGCCATCGCGGGTCAGTCCGACGAGTGCCCCGCGGAAGAGCTGCCCGCCGAGCACCCGCTCTACATCCTGTACACCAGCGGAACCACGGGGAAGCCCAAGGGCGTGGTGCACACCACGGCGGGCTACATGGTCTATACCGCCACCACGGCCAAGTTGATCTTCGACCTGCGCGACGACGACATCTACTGGTGCACCGCCGATATCGGCTGGGTCACCGGGCACAGCTATATCGTCTACGGCATCCTCGGCAACGGCGCCACCAGCGTGATCTACGAGGGCGCCCCCAACGCGCCTAAAGAGGACCGGTTCTGGGCCATTGTCGAGAAATACAAGGTCACGGTGCTCTACACGGCGCCCACGGCCATCCGTACCTTCGTTCGCTGGGGCGATGAGCACCCGGACGCCCACGACCTCACCAGCCTGCGGCTGCTCGGGACCGTCGGCGAGCCAATCAATCCCGACGCGTGGCTCTGGTACCACCGCGTGATCGGCGGCGGGCGCTGCCCCATCGTGGATACGTGGTGGCAGACGGAAACCGGCGGCGTCCTGATCACGCCGCTTCCGGGCGCCATTGCCCAAAAGCCCGGCTCGGCCACGCTGCCGTTCCCAGGCACGGAGCCACAGATCGTCGACGAGCAAGGGGAGGCGCTGCCCGACGGCACGCGCGGCCTGCTGGTGCTGAATCGTCCCTGGCCGGGGATGCTGCGCGGCATCTACAAGGATGGATGGGGCGTTGCCGGCCACCCCGGCGAGCACGGCGACGCCGAGCGCTTCATCGAGCAGTATTGGGCCAAGTTCCCCGGTCGCTATCTGACCGGCGACGGGGCCGTGCGCGACTCGGACGGCTATTTCTGGATCATCGGACGCGTCGATGACACGCTCAACGTCTCGGGACACCGCATCGGCACGGCGGAAGTCGAAAGCGCCCTGGTGAGCCACGCCGCCGTGGCCGAATCCGCGGTGGTTGGCACGCCGGATCCCATTACCGGAGAAGCCATCGCCGCATTCGTCACGCTGCGGGGCGGCATCGACACCTCGGACGAGATGCACGCGGAACTGACGGCGCACGTTGGCGAGAAGCTGGGACGCTTCGCGCGGCCCAAGCAGTTGCGGTTCGCCGACGCGCTGCCCAAGACGCGCAGCGGCAAGATCATGCGCCGGCTGCTGCGCGATATCGCCGCGGGCCGCGAGGTGGTGGGCGACACCACGACGCTCGAAGATCTGACGGTGCTGGCACACCTGCGGGGCGACGAGGAATAG
- a CDS encoding excalibur calcium-binding domain-containing protein, whose amino-acid sequence MRVGIIAVVALAVVLAACGEAAEPVEPAAEVAPTATATPPPAPTDTPAPPPPAPTPTSPPTPTATPAPTPVVVIAAAPTPTAVPEPTSTPAPAPTSTPAPPPTAAPTPTPAPQPTPTPTPQPTPTPAPEPTPTPTPAPTALDLYDDDGNGRISCAEARAHGIAPVRSDHPAYEYMTDRDGDGVVCETAASTPTPQPTPTPEPTPTPQPTPTPTSAPAPARAAAVDFSLPSAQGPQYTLSAFQGQQPVVVVFYRAFW is encoded by the coding sequence GTGCGCGTCGGGATCATTGCTGTTGTCGCGTTGGCGGTCGTCCTGGCTGCGTGCGGCGAAGCCGCCGAGCCCGTGGAGCCCGCCGCCGAGGTGGCCCCCACGGCAACCGCAACTCCGCCGCCGGCGCCAACGGACACTCCTGCGCCGCCGCCACCCGCGCCAACACCAACCAGCCCGCCGACGCCCACCGCTACTCCCGCGCCCACTCCGGTAGTAGTCATCGCCGCGGCGCCAACGCCCACGGCTGTTCCCGAACCGACCTCGACCCCGGCGCCCGCACCCACGTCCACTCCAGCGCCGCCACCGACGGCGGCGCCGACTCCGACGCCCGCACCCCAACCCACGCCGACGCCAACGCCGCAGCCGACGCCCACGCCCGCTCCGGAACCCACACCAACTCCAACCCCCGCGCCGACGGCGCTCGACCTCTATGACGACGACGGCAACGGTCGGATCTCATGCGCCGAAGCGCGCGCGCACGGGATTGCCCCGGTCAGGAGCGACCATCCCGCGTATGAGTACATGACGGATCGAGACGGCGACGGCGTGGTTTGCGAGACGGCTGCGTCCACGCCGACGCCGCAACCGACCCCTACGCCGGAACCGACGCCCACACCGCAGCCAACCCCGACCCCGACGTCAGCACCGGCCCCCGCCAGGGCAGCCGCCGTCGACTTTTCGCTGCCGAGCGCCCAAGGACCGCAGTACACCCTGAGCGCATTCCAGGGACAGCAGCCGGTGGTGGTGGTGTTCTACCGCGCGTTCTGGTGA
- a CDS encoding aldehyde ferredoxin oxidoreductase, whose protein sequence is MARSAGSTRRRFLRVDLTTGRVRVERPGHDFMRLHMGGRNVIAHTLLSEVPPGIDAFDSENRLVFALGPITGVSVPGGSRHSVGAKSPLTGLFGESEAGGYWGAELKRAGWDAIIVQGRAAHPVYLWVHGDEVALRDARPLWGKLTGPVEDRIRTELADPQVRVAQIGPAGENLVRFACVVHDLNEVAGRTGLGAVMGSKNLKAIAVRGTQPVSAADPRAIAGVARWVAQETLAPGGEHHRLHTWGTGAMVKSKLLEGHLVAHNFRDGRLPGGDQVDALAIQDLTDHEMDRCYACSVRCKKRVRVRRPDLEVDPKYGGPEYETMAAIGPNTGVVDVMAVCKGHEMLNALGMDSISCGATIAWAMEMVELGLLDEHRLNGETLRFGSADDLLRVIGKIASREGVGDLLAEGSLRASRTLGADAEARVVHVKGLEVAMHDPRAMPEMRRNYPVTPTGGDHTGAAGKRSGIRNTVGLCHFLQYDEATTLSLLNAATGWDVSPDELHATFERGVTMARLFNLREGLKPEDDRLPDRLHEPLRQGPLYDRRLSRDTVRDDVRAYYRDHGWDPTTGRPYADTVEYLGLGSLAKAAQATEFVAERREPIPAGRRPYAPQPEEVGAIGE, encoded by the coding sequence ATGGCACGCTCCGCCGGCTCGACGCGCCGGCGCTTCCTCCGCGTTGATCTGACCACCGGCCGCGTGCGGGTCGAGCGACCCGGGCATGACTTCATGCGGCTGCACATGGGCGGGCGCAACGTCATCGCCCACACGCTGCTTTCGGAAGTCCCACCGGGGATCGACGCGTTCGATTCCGAAAATCGCCTCGTGTTCGCGCTCGGCCCCATCACCGGCGTTTCCGTTCCCGGGGGCAGCCGTCACAGCGTGGGCGCCAAATCGCCGCTCACTGGCCTCTTCGGTGAGTCCGAGGCCGGCGGGTATTGGGGCGCCGAGCTCAAGCGGGCCGGCTGGGACGCCATCATCGTGCAGGGGCGGGCGGCGCATCCGGTATATCTCTGGGTCCACGGCGACGAGGTCGCGCTGCGCGACGCCCGGCCGCTGTGGGGCAAGTTGACTGGACCGGTGGAAGACCGAATCCGGACGGAACTCGCCGACCCACAGGTGCGCGTGGCCCAGATCGGTCCTGCCGGCGAGAACCTCGTGCGATTCGCCTGCGTCGTCCACGACCTGAATGAGGTGGCCGGTCGAACCGGCCTGGGCGCCGTGATGGGATCGAAGAACCTCAAGGCCATTGCCGTGCGCGGCACGCAGCCGGTGTCCGCGGCCGATCCACGGGCGATTGCCGGGGTGGCGCGCTGGGTGGCCCAGGAGACGCTCGCGCCCGGTGGTGAGCACCATCGGCTCCACACGTGGGGCACCGGCGCCATGGTCAAATCCAAGCTGCTGGAGGGCCACCTCGTGGCTCACAACTTCCGCGACGGCCGGCTGCCGGGCGGTGACCAGGTGGACGCCCTGGCCATTCAAGATCTCACCGACCACGAGATGGATCGCTGCTACGCGTGCTCCGTCCGCTGCAAGAAACGCGTCAGGGTCAGGCGTCCCGACCTCGAGGTCGATCCCAAATACGGCGGTCCGGAGTACGAGACGATGGCCGCCATCGGCCCCAACACCGGCGTGGTCGACGTCATGGCCGTCTGCAAGGGCCATGAAATGCTCAACGCGCTGGGCATGGACAGCATTTCCTGCGGCGCGACGATCGCGTGGGCCATGGAGATGGTCGAGCTCGGCCTGCTGGATGAGCACCGGCTCAACGGCGAGACGCTGCGTTTCGGATCCGCCGACGACTTGCTGCGCGTGATCGGCAAGATCGCTAGCCGCGAGGGCGTGGGCGACCTGCTGGCCGAGGGCTCGCTGCGAGCGTCGCGCACTCTCGGCGCGGATGCCGAGGCGAGGGTCGTCCACGTCAAGGGGCTCGAGGTCGCCATGCACGATCCGCGCGCGATGCCCGAGATGCGCCGCAACTACCCGGTCACCCCGACCGGCGGTGACCACACCGGCGCCGCGGGCAAGCGCTCCGGAATTCGCAACACGGTCGGTCTATGCCACTTTCTGCAATACGACGAGGCCACGACCCTGAGCCTGCTGAACGCAGCCACGGGCTGGGACGTCTCACCGGACGAGCTGCACGCGACCTTCGAGCGCGGCGTCACCATGGCGCGGCTCTTCAACCTCCGCGAAGGACTAAAGCCGGAAGACGACCGGCTCCCGGACCGCCTGCACGAGCCGCTGCGACAGGGGCCGCTGTACGACCGTCGGCTCAGCCGGGACACCGTCAGGGACGACGTGAGGGCCTACTATCGCGACCACGGCTGGGACCCGACGACCGGGCGCCCCTATGCCGACACCGTCGAATACCTCGGACTTGGTTCGCTTGCCAAGGCGGCGCAAGCCACGGAGTTCGTCGCGGAGCGCCGCGAGCCGATTCCGGCCGGACGACGGCCCTACGCGCCACAGCCTGAGGAGGTCGGCGCCATAGGCGAATAG
- a CDS encoding MoaD/ThiS family protein, producing the protein MTPPLRVRVRPYADLARYFPGTGAVREVDVPAGATIQDLLERFGVDAEPRLTLGLNGELAQRDAALAPGDLVDILVPMSGGM; encoded by the coding sequence ATGACGCCGCCGCTTCGTGTGCGTGTGCGACCCTACGCGGACCTTGCCCGCTACTTTCCGGGCACCGGCGCGGTGCGGGAGGTTGACGTGCCGGCGGGAGCCACGATCCAGGATCTCCTCGAACGCTTCGGCGTCGATGCCGAGCCGCGCCTCACGCTTGGCCTGAACGGCGAGCTGGCGCAGCGTGACGCCGCGCTGGCGCCTGGCGACCTGGTCGACATCCTCGTCCCGATGTCGGGCGGCATGTAG
- a CDS encoding Gfo/Idh/MocA family oxidoreductase, translated as MNNPLRAGVVGLTGIGAKRPAPGPGPGTGFDMPHSHVAAYHHIAGTEPVAVCDIVPEKLDDFHRTWSDALPDVRGYTDYREMLAREQLDVISVATPDDRHAQIVVDAVDAGVRGIVCEKPIASTLADADRMIAAVEAAGVPMLVDHTRRWMFPWVQVAEVIASGEIGEVQRIVANQGGPRAMLFRNGTHMFDTILWFAGGTPTAVYGIAEAGFEDYPPRYASDGGHDPDTDPAMSVVVEFDNGVRAFWNMCKTMPQVFSLEVLGTAGIVRVDDSGNATVVVKNGGDFNQRSLPRPQYTLGHIAGCVDEMVQLIHHGGRPSMDGRTSRQVVEVLLAALHSQHAGNARITLPISDA; from the coding sequence ATGAATAATCCGCTGCGAGCCGGCGTGGTCGGCCTGACCGGCATCGGGGCCAAGCGCCCCGCGCCAGGGCCGGGACCGGGCACCGGCTTCGATATGCCGCATTCGCACGTCGCCGCTTATCACCACATCGCCGGCACGGAGCCGGTGGCGGTGTGCGACATCGTGCCCGAGAAGCTGGACGACTTTCACCGCACCTGGAGCGACGCGCTGCCCGACGTGCGCGGCTACACCGACTACCGCGAAATGCTGGCCCGCGAGCAGTTGGACGTGATCAGCGTGGCGACCCCTGACGACCGGCACGCGCAAATCGTCGTCGACGCGGTCGACGCCGGCGTGCGCGGGATTGTCTGCGAAAAGCCCATCGCCTCAACGCTGGCCGACGCCGACCGCATGATCGCCGCCGTCGAGGCCGCAGGCGTCCCCATGCTGGTGGATCACACGCGGCGCTGGATGTTCCCGTGGGTGCAGGTGGCGGAGGTGATCGCGTCCGGCGAAATCGGCGAGGTGCAACGAATTGTTGCCAATCAGGGCGGTCCGCGCGCGATGCTGTTCCGCAACGGCACCCACATGTTCGACACCATCCTATGGTTCGCCGGCGGCACGCCCACCGCGGTCTACGGGATCGCGGAAGCCGGGTTCGAGGACTACCCCCCGCGCTATGCCAGCGACGGCGGCCACGACCCCGACACCGACCCCGCGATGTCAGTGGTTGTCGAGTTCGACAACGGCGTGCGCGCCTTCTGGAATATGTGCAAAACCATGCCGCAGGTATTCTCGCTGGAGGTCTTGGGAACCGCCGGGATCGTGCGCGTCGACGACTCGGGCAACGCTACCGTCGTCGTCAAGAACGGCGGCGACTTCAATCAGCGCAGCCTTCCCCGACCCCAGTACACCCTGGGCCACATCGCCGGTTGCGTCGACGAAATGGTGCAGCTGATCCACCACGGCGGACGGCCTTCGATGGACGGTCGCACCTCGCGTCAGGTCGTCGAAGTGCTGCTGGCCGCGCTGCACTCGCAGCACGCCGGCAACGCCCGGATCACGCTGCCGATCAGCGACGCGTAG
- a CDS encoding cytochrome c: MQVIGSRRIARLGGAICAFLGGAILAGVVAACGESGRFSGLAPTPEPTPAVAQLLAMVPAGRTAPNLAPAPPPRTPEAVITLAAPTPVVIETPTPAVDGGVTPPPPPAEPPPSDLPPGHQLFIANGCTVCHAEDLSGGIGPALAERTVDDLTEERIRQQLAEGGNGMPPFPDLTEEQIVQLIEFIRSS; encoded by the coding sequence ATGCAAGTCATCGGGTCCCGACGAATCGCGCGCCTCGGGGGCGCCATTTGCGCGTTTCTGGGCGGCGCCATCCTCGCCGGCGTAGTCGCGGCCTGCGGCGAATCGGGCAGGTTCTCAGGTCTCGCGCCCACCCCTGAACCGACCCCGGCCGTCGCCCAACTGCTGGCCATGGTCCCAGCGGGACGGACCGCACCTAACTTGGCCCCGGCGCCGCCCCCGCGCACGCCAGAGGCGGTGATCACCCTCGCGGCGCCAACTCCCGTCGTGATCGAGACGCCGACACCGGCCGTGGACGGGGGTGTGACGCCCCCGCCGCCTCCGGCGGAGCCGCCGCCCAGCGACCTGCCCCCCGGCCATCAACTCTTCATCGCCAATGGCTGCACCGTCTGCCACGCCGAAGACCTGAGCGGCGGCATCGGACCGGCTCTCGCGGAGCGGACGGTTGACGATCTAACCGAGGAGCGCATTCGCCAGCAGCTCGCCGAGGGCGGCAACGGCATGCCGCCGTTTCCCGACTTGACCGAAGAGCAAATCGTTCAGCTCATCGAGTTTATTCGCAGTTCCTGA
- a CDS encoding c-type cytochrome: MARLAPTPTVEPEPTPMPEPTPTSTPVPTATPAPTPEPTPSPEPSPTPSPTPTPAVTPAPTPTLEATAAPEPTPTPEPSPTPTPEPTPTPAPTATPTPEPTPTPEPTPTPSPTPTPVPTPTPTPEPTPTPVPQPTPTPTPEPTPTPQPTPTPVPQPTPTPTPEPTPTPTAAPADPALGATLVRAIGCEACHSADGSDGTGPTWQGVYLSRVTLADGSTVIADDAYLLRAIVDPNAEVVEGYEAGLMQADLDTLLSREELLAIVAYIKSL; this comes from the coding sequence ATGGCCAGGCTCGCACCGACACCCACGGTCGAGCCTGAGCCAACGCCTATGCCGGAACCCACGCCGACCTCGACACCAGTGCCTACGGCGACGCCCGCGCCGACGCCGGAGCCCACGCCGTCGCCGGAGCCGTCACCCACACCCAGCCCCACGCCGACGCCGGCAGTCACACCAGCGCCGACGCCCACACTCGAAGCCACGGCGGCCCCGGAGCCCACACCGACACCCGAGCCGTCGCCCACGCCAACGCCGGAACCCACCCCCACGCCCGCGCCGACCGCGACACCGACGCCCGAACCTACGCCAACGCCCGAACCCACCCCGACTCCGTCGCCGACGCCAACACCGGTACCCACTCCGACACCGACGCCGGAACCTACGCCGACTCCCGTGCCCCAACCCACGCCGACGCCCACGCCGGAACCGACGCCGACTCCACAGCCCACTCCGACCCCCGTGCCGCAACCCACCCCAACGCCTACGCCCGAGCCCACGCCCACTCCCACCGCGGCGCCAGCCGATCCGGCCTTGGGCGCGACGCTGGTCCGCGCGATTGGCTGCGAGGCGTGCCACAGCGCCGACGGTTCCGACGGCACCGGGCCCACGTGGCAGGGCGTCTACCTCAGCCGGGTCACGCTGGCCGACGGCTCAACGGTCATCGCCGACGACGCCTATCTGCTGCGGGCGATCGTGGACCCCAACGCGGAAGTCGTCGAGGGATACGAAGCGGGCCTGATGCAGGCCGACCTCGACACGTTGCTCTCCCGAGAAGAGCTGCTGGCGATCGTGGCCTATATCAAGTCGCTGTAG
- a CDS encoding cytochrome c: MKVTGSRRAARLGRAICALLSGVILVGVVACGESSRLSLLVPTPEPTPVIAHSLAMVPPGRIAPPLEPSPTARPADEVPTPLPPTPPPTPTPTPIGTPTPTPTPPPREDLSPGHQVFIAKGCTVCHGEDLSGGIGPALACRTPEDLPEDRIRSQLAEGGNGMPAFSDLTEEEIRQLIEFIRKGSC, encoded by the coding sequence GTGAAGGTCACCGGGTCTCGCCGAGCCGCGCGCCTCGGGCGCGCCATATGTGCGCTGCTGAGCGGCGTAATCCTTGTTGGCGTCGTGGCCTGCGGCGAATCGAGCCGCCTTTCACTCCTTGTGCCCACGCCGGAACCGACCCCCGTCATCGCCCACTCGCTGGCCATGGTCCCACCGGGTCGAATCGCGCCTCCCCTCGAGCCCTCGCCCACAGCCCGTCCGGCGGACGAGGTGCCCACCCCGCTACCTCCCACACCCCCTCCAACCCCGACACCGACCCCGATCGGCACGCCGACACCCACGCCGACGCCGCCCCCTCGTGAGGATCTTTCCCCCGGACATCAGGTCTTCATCGCCAAGGGCTGCACCGTCTGCCACGGTGAAGACCTCAGCGGCGGCATCGGCCCGGCGCTTGCCTGCCGCACTCCAGAGGACCTGCCGGAGGACCGCATTCGCTCGCAGCTTGCCGAGGGCGGCAATGGCATGCCGGCGTTTTCCGACCTGACGGAAGAGGAGATCCGTCAGCTCATTGAGTTCATTAGAAAGGGCAGTTGTTAG